One window of the Manihot esculenta cultivar AM560-2 chromosome 14, M.esculenta_v8, whole genome shotgun sequence genome contains the following:
- the LOC110631276 gene encoding 23.6 kDa heat shock protein, mitochondrial, with product MASSIALKRIVSSNLIPPSIRYIRPTASASRLFNTNVARQFDDDEDERGVEVDSRYGRNLPRSRDDFFSDVVDPFWPSRSLNQLLNTMDKFMNNPFLSASRGIGAGVRRGWDVRETDDALKLLIDMPGLDKEDVKVSVEQNTLVIKGEEAKESDVEESGRKYTGRIDLPEKVYRTDQIKAEMKNGVLKVVVPKAKEDERADVFHVKVE from the exons ATGGCGTCCTCAATCGCTCTGAAGAGGATTGTTTCTTCAAACCTTATCCCTCCCTCTATTCGCTATATCCGCCCAACAGCATCAGCTTCTCGACTCTTCAACACCAACGTGGCCCGCCAGTTCGACGACGATGAAGACGAGCGTGGCGTTGAAGTCGATAGCCGCTATGGACGCAACCTCCCGCGCTCTAGAGACGATTTCTTCTCAG ATGTGGTGGACCCATTCTGGCCAAGCCGGAGCCTTAACCAGTTACTGAACACCATGGACAAATTCATGAACAATCCTTTCCTCTCTGCCTCCAGAGGCATTGGAGCCGGAGTACGCCGAGGCTGGGATGTCCGTGAGACAGATGACGCTCTGAAACTCCTCATTGACATGCCTGGACTCGACAAGGAGGATGTTAAGGTCTCTGTGGAACAGAACACTCTGGTTATCAAAGGTGAGGAAGCCAAGGAATCGGATGTGGAAGAGAGCGGCAGGAAGTACACGGGTAGGATAGATCTGCCAGAGAAAGTCTATAGGACTGATCAGATTAAAGCTGAGATGAAGAATGGTGTGCTGAAGGTGGTTGTGCCCAAGGCGAAGGAGGATGAAAGAGCTGATGTATTTCATGTCAAGGTTGAGTAG